From a region of the Pseudoclavibacter endophyticus genome:
- a CDS encoding adenylosuccinate synthase: MPGVAIIGGQWGDEGKGKATDLLNDRIDYVVKFNGGNNAGHTVVIGDEKYALHLLPSGILTPGVVPVIGNGVVIDLDVLFQEIDALEARGIDTSKLRVSTNAHLITGYHTTIDKVTERFLGKRQIGTTGRGIGPTYADKINRIGIRIQDLFDEKILRQKIEAALFQKNHMLVKVYNRRAISVDEIFDSLVQHTERIRPLVGDTGRELHDALEAGKTVVFEAGQATMLDVDHGTYPYVTSSSAVAGGASTGSGIGPRSINRIIGIVKAYITRVGAGPFPTELFDEWGDLLAERGGEYGTTTGRRRRTGWYDVPIARYSARVNGVTDFVMTKLDVLSGIERIPVCVAYDVDGVRHDEMPLTQTDFHHAKPIYEELPGWSEDLSGCRTFDDLPTNAQDYVLRIEELSGARLSAIGVGAKRDEIIQRYDLLSDD; the protein is encoded by the coding sequence ATGCCAGGCGTAGCGATCATCGGCGGCCAGTGGGGCGATGAGGGCAAGGGCAAGGCGACCGACCTGCTGAACGACCGCATCGACTACGTCGTCAAATTCAACGGCGGCAACAATGCGGGGCACACGGTCGTGATCGGCGACGAGAAGTACGCCCTGCACCTGCTGCCGTCGGGCATCTTGACGCCGGGGGTCGTGCCCGTCATCGGCAACGGTGTCGTCATCGACCTCGATGTGCTGTTCCAGGAGATCGACGCCCTCGAGGCGCGCGGCATCGACACGTCGAAGCTCCGCGTCTCGACGAATGCGCACCTCATCACGGGCTATCACACGACGATCGACAAGGTCACCGAGCGCTTTCTCGGCAAGCGCCAGATCGGCACGACCGGTCGCGGCATCGGGCCGACGTACGCCGACAAGATCAACCGCATCGGCATCCGCATCCAGGACCTGTTCGACGAGAAAATCCTGCGCCAGAAGATCGAGGCGGCGCTGTTTCAGAAGAACCACATGCTCGTCAAGGTGTACAACCGTCGCGCCATCTCGGTCGACGAGATCTTTGACTCGCTCGTGCAGCACACCGAGCGCATTCGCCCCCTCGTCGGCGACACCGGCCGCGAGCTGCACGACGCACTCGAGGCGGGCAAGACCGTCGTGTTCGAGGCCGGCCAGGCCACCATGCTCGATGTCGACCACGGCACGTATCCGTACGTGACGTCGTCGTCCGCGGTCGCGGGCGGCGCCTCGACAGGGTCGGGCATCGGGCCGCGCAGCATCAACCGGATCATCGGCATCGTAAAGGCCTACATCACGCGAGTCGGTGCGGGGCCGTTCCCGACCGAGCTCTTCGACGAGTGGGGCGATCTGCTCGCCGAACGCGGCGGCGAGTACGGCACGACGACGGGCCGCCGCCGCCGAACTGGATGGTACGACGTTCCGATCGCGCGGTATTCCGCCCGCGTCAACGGCGTGACCGACTTCGTCATGACCAAGCTCGATGTGCTCAGCGGCATCGAGCGCATTCCCGTGTGCGTCGCCTACGACGTCGACGGCGTGCGCCACGACGAGATGCCGCTCACGCAGACCGACTTCCACCACGCGAAGCCGATCTACGAGGAATTGCCGGGGTGGAGTGAAGACCTCTCGGGATGCCGCACGTTCGACGACCTTCCCACGAACGCGCAAGACTATGTGCTGCGCATCGAGGAGCTCTCGGGCGCTCGCTTGTCGGCCATCGGCGTCGGGGCCAAGCGCGACGAGATCATCCAGCGCTACGACCTGCTCAGCGACGACTGA
- the deoC gene encoding deoxyribose-phosphate aldolase — protein MDDPSALLRADVARLVDHTLLTTDATPKQVLALLAEAMELGAYSICVSPSMLPVVIEQDEVAICTVVGFPSGKHHAGVKAVEAARAVVDGATEIDMVIDIGLLKADRADLLQQEIEAVRRAAPAPAVLKVIIESAALTNDEIVIACEAAAAAGADFVKTSTGFHAAGGASVEAVRLMRETVGDRLGVKASGGIRDAETAFAMIEAGANRLGMSATAGVLHGWDAVRAAAAASGAEATGETGAEGRGGAEK, from the coding sequence ATCGACGACCCGTCGGCGTTGTTGCGAGCCGACGTCGCACGGCTCGTCGATCACACGCTGCTCACGACCGACGCTACGCCCAAGCAGGTGCTCGCACTGCTCGCGGAGGCAATGGAGCTTGGCGCGTACTCGATCTGCGTCTCGCCGAGCATGCTGCCCGTCGTGATCGAACAGGACGAGGTTGCGATCTGCACGGTCGTCGGCTTCCCATCCGGCAAGCACCACGCCGGCGTGAAGGCCGTCGAGGCGGCGCGCGCCGTCGTCGACGGCGCGACCGAGATCGACATGGTCATCGACATCGGCCTGCTCAAGGCCGACCGCGCCGACCTGCTGCAGCAGGAGATCGAGGCCGTGCGCAGGGCGGCACCCGCGCCGGCGGTGCTCAAGGTCATCATCGAATCGGCGGCCTTGACGAACGACGAGATCGTCATCGCGTGCGAAGCCGCAGCAGCTGCGGGTGCCGACTTCGTCAAGACGTCGACGGGGTTCCACGCCGCCGGCGGCGCCTCGGTCGAGGCCGTCCGCCTCATGCGCGAGACCGTCGGCGACCGGCTCGGGGTCAAGGCCTCCGGCGGTATCCGGGATGCTGAAACGGCGTTCGCAATGATCGAAGCGGGGGCGAACCGACTCGGGATGTCGGCGACGGCCGGTGTGCTGCACGGATGGGACGCGGTGCGCGCAGCCGCAGCAGCGTCCGGTGCCGAGGCCACCGGCGAGACCGGCGCCGAGGGCCGTGGCGGCGCGGAAAAGTAG
- a CDS encoding SipW-dependent-type signal peptide-containing protein yields MPADQVRPSRKLTAILAGAVVLGIGAVSTLATWNDSEWVNGLFSTSSFEVEQNTAADIGDAAWVKEESNPGGALRFTADAAALTPGDAAYAPLALRTAAGSDAATVTLQGAVPAAGTTPGTELWAALDVRVTTSDAPFTCDADGITAGTEIASGKLASVAASTAPQSLAADSGSVQYYCFEIALPAELAGSEDVQGQTAQPAWEFQAVSLEA; encoded by the coding sequence ATGCCCGCAGACCAGGTTCGTCCCTCACGCAAACTCACCGCGATCCTGGCGGGTGCCGTCGTCCTCGGCATCGGCGCGGTCTCGACGCTCGCGACCTGGAATGACAGCGAGTGGGTGAATGGGCTGTTCTCCACCTCGTCGTTCGAGGTGGAGCAGAACACCGCCGCCGACATCGGCGACGCCGCCTGGGTGAAAGAGGAGTCGAACCCCGGTGGCGCGCTGCGCTTCACGGCGGACGCCGCTGCGCTGACGCCGGGTGACGCCGCGTACGCCCCCCTCGCCCTGCGCACTGCGGCCGGGTCCGACGCCGCGACCGTGACCCTCCAGGGAGCCGTCCCGGCCGCTGGGACGACGCCGGGCACTGAGCTGTGGGCCGCCCTCGATGTGCGTGTCACCACGAGCGACGCCCCGTTCACGTGCGACGCCGACGGCATCACCGCGGGAACGGAGATCGCCAGCGGCAAGCTCGCCTCCGTCGCCGCGAGCACGGCACCGCAGTCGCTCGCGGCCGACAGCGGGTCGGTGCAGTACTACTGCTTCGAGATCGCGCTGCCCGCCGAGCTGGCCGGTTCCGAAGACGTGCAGGGCCAGACGGCCCAGCCGGCGTGGGAGTTCCAGGCCGTCTCGCTCGAGGCGTGA
- a CDS encoding signal peptidase I, which produces MTAGERRRSAAHAAGRGAPVARGAGALASVATTLLAIVGVAVLGWLAFAALTGAQLIVFKTGSMSPTMPQGAAAVVLPVPASDLEVGDVVTVQSHGSDLPVTHRIVAIEPAAAAPGATALTLRGDANTEDDQAPYVVTEAHRVVASMPGLGTVIALAQTPISMGVFTLVAALLVVRAFWPRRVPAGSETTEGTGTVTSGAAEAAETATAPNAPTDNVVPETAVPETAVPGARR; this is translated from the coding sequence ATGACCGCCGGTGAGCGCCGTCGCTCGGCGGCCCACGCCGCGGGGCGCGGGGCGCCGGTCGCGCGCGGTGCTGGCGCGCTCGCATCCGTCGCCACAACGTTGCTCGCCATCGTCGGCGTCGCCGTGCTCGGGTGGCTCGCGTTCGCCGCGCTCACGGGCGCCCAGCTCATCGTGTTCAAGACCGGCTCGATGAGCCCGACCATGCCGCAGGGGGCCGCGGCGGTCGTGCTGCCGGTGCCCGCGTCCGACCTCGAGGTGGGCGATGTCGTCACGGTCCAGTCACATGGGAGCGACCTGCCCGTGACGCACCGCATCGTTGCGATCGAACCGGCGGCGGCGGCGCCGGGGGCGACAGCGCTCACCCTGCGCGGCGACGCCAACACCGAGGACGATCAAGCGCCCTACGTCGTGACCGAGGCCCACCGCGTCGTCGCCTCGATGCCCGGTCTCGGCACGGTCATCGCCCTCGCGCAAACCCCCATCTCGATGGGAGTGTTCACGCTCGTCGCGGCGCTCCTCGTCGTGCGCGCGTTCTGGCCGCGGCGGGTTCCCGCGGGCTCCGAGACGACTGAGGGAACCGGCACAGTCACGTCCGGCGCGGCCGAAGCGGCCGAGACCGCCACCGCCCCCAATGCTCCGACGGACAACGTCGTGCCGGAGACCGCCGTGCCGGAGACCGCCGTGCCGGGAGCGCGCCGGTGA
- a CDS encoding choice-of-anchor G family protein has translation MTATRGRERLARGWRSIVTAIAGTAVLAGLAVTPSVTQTLASWTDAEWVSGGLGVLDCADPAAGTFATRGAGTMVSGTALGTDLDAIAEVEDAVVRNPGDLASPDDTTFSPLSVTALQALQLAFGNALQLPLDSSTGVVGQYAQATSTGTMAGASGLISDTGAIVLDEPTDGYPELAELQLSTLLDAPGIGLGSLLGDNVTDVTLSAGAVGARADLDACTAAFEGIAADTLQRTYLASDVDTTIESPAVGTLVSGVARVIDGLEGGVNGLASNQSVLSGITGGVSSLLGGLLGSLRLGTISASVTATIDLSPVRTFVTQPFGDAGGVLTIDPVAGTVRISTAALLDAAYPGQFSNGLNGLPPNTNLLGDPAILTALTAALGGALDDWLANVQALLTSALDAVQVNVTATVAVQLFLVLGWVDVATITANVNASLASLLAGGVTSQVDVRLLGSIQLGLLEPLVAALVNGFGGVVGTVVGAALTPLAGLGSAVAALTQPVIAVVSGVYSALFLGGIVSITMNTQNIPGTGEGPAEWRNLPEGQFDVSAIRIGVLDALGAQAIALHLGRASVGASCLASIAVGGDCPAPSTV, from the coding sequence ATGACCGCCACGCGGGGGCGGGAACGACTCGCGCGGGGGTGGCGATCCATCGTCACGGCCATTGCGGGCACGGCGGTGCTCGCCGGACTCGCCGTCACGCCGAGCGTGACTCAGACGCTGGCGTCGTGGACCGACGCAGAATGGGTGAGCGGTGGCCTCGGCGTGCTCGATTGCGCCGACCCGGCCGCGGGCACCTTCGCGACGCGCGGCGCGGGCACGATGGTGAGCGGCACGGCACTCGGCACCGATCTCGACGCGATCGCCGAGGTCGAGGACGCGGTCGTGCGCAACCCGGGCGACCTCGCCTCTCCCGACGACACGACCTTCTCGCCCCTGTCCGTCACGGCGCTGCAGGCACTGCAGCTCGCGTTCGGGAACGCACTGCAGCTTCCCCTCGACTCGAGCACCGGCGTGGTCGGCCAGTACGCGCAGGCGACCTCGACCGGCACCATGGCCGGAGCATCCGGTCTCATCAGCGACACCGGGGCGATCGTGCTCGACGAGCCGACCGACGGGTATCCCGAACTCGCCGAGCTGCAGCTGTCGACCCTGCTCGACGCCCCCGGCATCGGCCTCGGATCGCTGCTCGGCGACAACGTGACCGATGTGACGCTGTCGGCGGGTGCCGTCGGGGCGCGCGCCGATCTGGACGCGTGCACAGCGGCATTCGAGGGCATCGCGGCGGACACGTTGCAGCGCACCTATCTCGCGAGCGACGTGGACACGACCATCGAATCGCCCGCGGTGGGAACGCTCGTGAGCGGGGTCGCCAGGGTCATCGATGGCCTCGAGGGGGGCGTCAACGGGCTCGCGTCGAACCAGAGCGTGCTGTCGGGCATCACGGGCGGGGTCTCGAGCCTGCTCGGCGGGCTGCTCGGGTCGCTGCGCCTCGGCACCATCAGCGCGAGCGTGACAGCAACGATCGACCTGAGCCCGGTGCGTACCTTCGTGACCCAGCCGTTCGGCGACGCCGGCGGCGTGCTCACGATCGACCCGGTCGCCGGCACCGTGCGCATCTCGACGGCCGCGCTGCTCGATGCCGCATACCCGGGGCAATTCTCCAACGGCCTCAACGGCCTGCCGCCGAACACGAACCTGCTCGGCGACCCGGCGATCCTGACGGCGCTCACCGCCGCGCTGGGAGGTGCCCTCGACGACTGGCTGGCCAACGTGCAAGCGCTGCTCACCAGCGCACTCGACGCCGTGCAGGTCAACGTCACGGCGACGGTCGCCGTTCAGCTCTTTCTCGTGCTCGGCTGGGTGGACGTCGCCACGATTACGGCCAACGTCAACGCGTCGCTCGCGAGTCTGCTCGCGGGCGGCGTCACCAGCCAGGTCGACGTGCGCCTGCTTGGCTCGATCCAGCTCGGTCTCCTCGAGCCGCTCGTGGCGGCCCTCGTGAACGGCTTCGGTGGTGTCGTCGGGACGGTCGTCGGCGCCGCACTGACGCCGCTCGCGGGGCTCGGCAGCGCGGTCGCCGCCCTCACGCAACCCGTCATCGCCGTCGTCAGCGGCGTCTACTCGGCGCTCTTCCTGGGTGGCATCGTCTCGATCACGATGAACACCCAGAACATTCCGGGCACGGGCGAGGGCCCCGCCGAGTGGCGCAACCTGCCGGAGGGGCAGTTCGACGTCTCGGCGATTCGCATTGGCGTGCTCGATGCGCTCGGCGCGCAGGCCATCGCGCTCCATCTCGGTCGCGCGTCGGTCGGCGCATCCTGCCTCGCCTCCATCGCCGTGGGCGGTGACTGCCCGGCACCGTCGACGGTCTGA
- a CDS encoding chorismate mutase: MSATSEALEELQRIRGSIDNIDAALVHLLAERFKHTQQVGLLKAAHDLPPSDPDRERQQIERLRRLARDAHLDPEFAEKFLGFIVAEVIQHHTRIAEQQ, encoded by the coding sequence ATGTCAGCGACGTCCGAGGCACTCGAGGAACTGCAGCGCATCCGCGGCAGCATCGACAACATTGACGCCGCGCTGGTGCACTTGCTGGCCGAGCGGTTCAAGCACACCCAGCAGGTCGGGCTGCTCAAGGCGGCGCACGATCTGCCGCCGTCCGACCCGGACCGCGAGCGGCAGCAGATCGAGCGGCTCCGTCGGCTCGCCCGCGACGCGCACCTGGATCCCGAGTTCGCGGAGAAGTTCCTCGGCTTCATCGTCGCCGAAGTGATCCAGCACCACACGAGGATCGCCGAGCAGCAGTAG
- the mdlC gene encoding benzoylformate decarboxylase, with amino-acid sequence MTNSTDSTNDPTPTTPKTVLEASVEVLRAHGLTTVFGNPGSNELPFLAGLGADFDFVLGLHEQVVVGMAEGYARVTGRPALVNLHAASGSGNGMGALTNAHYGHVPMVVLAGQQVRRTVGQETMLASADAALLPAPLVKYSHEPLAAADVPRTLSQAALEASAPPAGPVYVSVPLDDWGEPALDDDALLLERSVTIAGGLPEALVRDLASTLDAASSPALVVGPQLDAASVDDPAVFEAAAVLAERLDASVYVAPSPSRGPFATTHPNFEGVIVPGISSVRERLSGHDVVLVLGAPVFRYHRWEPGDYLEPGTDVIQITQDAREATRAPFGRAIVASVGPATTALASLVADRGRRRGDRGSRELSPARTSPDGMTGTEILEVLNAHVNDSVAYVNETTTLDLDYLERIAIDRPGMYHFPASGGLGFGLPVAVGMSIAAPERTIVATVGDGSANYGISALYTAAQRGTRTVFVIVNNGGYGALAGFAERMGAGHVPGLQLGGIDFAAIAQGYGVPASTTRTREEFTAAYRNALGASGPVLIDARIVP; translated from the coding sequence GTGACGAACTCGACGGACTCGACGAACGACCCAACGCCAACGACGCCGAAGACCGTTCTCGAAGCGAGCGTCGAGGTGCTCCGCGCGCACGGCCTCACGACGGTGTTTGGCAACCCCGGTTCGAACGAGCTGCCGTTCCTCGCGGGCCTCGGTGCCGACTTCGACTTCGTGCTGGGCTTGCACGAGCAGGTCGTCGTCGGCATGGCCGAGGGATATGCGCGGGTGACTGGTCGGCCGGCGCTCGTCAACCTGCACGCAGCATCCGGATCCGGCAACGGCATGGGCGCGCTCACGAACGCGCACTACGGGCACGTGCCCATGGTGGTGCTGGCCGGCCAGCAGGTGCGCCGCACCGTCGGCCAGGAGACGATGCTCGCCAGCGCTGACGCGGCGCTGCTGCCGGCACCCCTCGTGAAGTACTCGCACGAGCCGCTCGCCGCCGCCGACGTGCCCCGCACGCTGAGCCAGGCTGCGCTCGAGGCGTCGGCGCCGCCCGCGGGCCCCGTGTACGTGTCGGTGCCGCTCGACGACTGGGGCGAGCCCGCGCTCGATGACGACGCCCTGCTCCTGGAGCGTTCGGTGACGATCGCCGGCGGGCTGCCCGAGGCGCTCGTGCGTGACCTCGCCTCGACGCTCGACGCCGCCTCGTCGCCCGCCCTCGTCGTCGGCCCGCAGCTCGACGCCGCCTCGGTCGACGACCCGGCCGTCTTCGAGGCCGCAGCGGTGCTCGCCGAGCGGCTCGACGCATCCGTGTACGTCGCCCCGTCGCCTTCCCGCGGACCGTTCGCGACGACGCACCCCAACTTCGAGGGCGTCATCGTGCCCGGCATCAGCTCCGTGCGCGAGCGGCTCTCGGGTCACGACGTGGTGCTCGTGCTCGGCGCGCCCGTCTTCCGTTACCACCGCTGGGAGCCGGGCGACTACCTCGAGCCGGGCACCGATGTCATCCAGATCACGCAGGATGCTCGCGAGGCGACGCGGGCGCCGTTCGGTCGCGCGATCGTCGCCTCGGTCGGCCCCGCCACGACCGCGCTCGCATCGCTCGTCGCCGACCGCGGCCGGCGCCGCGGCGATCGTGGCAGCCGCGAGCTCTCGCCCGCCCGCACCTCGCCCGACGGCATGACCGGGACCGAGATCCTCGAGGTGCTCAACGCCCACGTGAACGACAGCGTCGCCTATGTCAACGAGACGACGACGCTCGACCTCGACTACCTCGAGCGCATCGCGATCGACCGGCCGGGCATGTACCACTTCCCGGCCTCGGGCGGCCTCGGCTTCGGTCTCCCGGTCGCCGTCGGCATGTCGATCGCCGCGCCGGAGCGCACGATCGTCGCGACGGTGGGCGACGGTTCGGCCAACTACGGCATCTCGGCGCTGTACACGGCGGCCCAGCGGGGCACGCGCACGGTGTTCGTGATCGTCAACAACGGCGGATACGGGGCACTCGCGGGGTTTGCCGAGCGGATGGGCGCGGGCCACGTGCCGGGGCTGCAACTCGGCGGCATCGATTTTGCCGCGATCGCGCAGGGCTACGGTGTGCCGGCCTCCACCACCCGCACGCGGGAGGAGTTCACGGCGGCATACCGGAACGCGCTCGGGGCATCCGGTCCCGTGCTCATCGACGCCCGGATCGTGCCGTAG
- a CDS encoding response regulator: MTSSIDPPVTVVIVEDDDAVAALHRRYLETMPEFTVLGRAADVAGALALLERERPELVLLDLHLGDGSGMDLLRRVRALRPDDFDVIMITAVPDRAVVERAVRLGIADYLLKPFTQRDFAKRLGAYSKVREARRRAPAHRPLSQADIDALRDPLGDVRSLPKGLAPATHEAVSWALRGAGGPRTASEIGAEVGVSRVSARRYLEQLVRDGHATSRPRYGEPGRPNMEYVWVD, encoded by the coding sequence GTGACGAGTTCGATCGACCCTCCCGTTACCGTCGTCATCGTCGAGGACGACGACGCGGTCGCGGCCTTGCACCGCCGGTACCTCGAGACGATGCCGGAGTTCACCGTGCTCGGGCGGGCCGCCGACGTCGCCGGCGCGCTCGCGCTGCTCGAACGGGAGCGGCCCGAGCTCGTGCTACTCGACCTCCACCTCGGCGATGGCAGTGGCATGGACCTGCTGCGGCGGGTGCGTGCGCTGCGCCCGGACGACTTCGACGTGATCATGATCACGGCGGTGCCCGACCGCGCCGTCGTCGAACGCGCGGTGCGTCTCGGGATCGCCGACTACCTGCTCAAGCCGTTCACGCAGCGCGACTTCGCGAAGCGGCTCGGGGCCTACTCGAAGGTCCGAGAGGCGCGTCGCCGTGCGCCGGCCCACCGGCCCCTCTCGCAGGCGGACATCGACGCGCTGCGCGATCCGCTCGGCGACGTGCGCTCGCTTCCCAAGGGGCTCGCCCCCGCAACCCACGAGGCGGTCTCGTGGGCGCTTCGCGGCGCCGGCGGGCCGCGAACGGCGAGCGAGATCGGGGCCGAGGTGGGTGTTTCCCGGGTGAGCGCGCGGCGGTATCTCGAGCAGTTGGTTCGCGACGGGCACGCCACGTCGCGGCCCCGCTACGGCGAGCCGGGGCGCCCCAACATGGAGTACGTCTGGGTCGATTGA
- a CDS encoding ATP-binding protein — MEFSKLREITVVVFTRLRRRVAGFGAELFAMQVALIIVVAAVFTSAAATAQVALVRDDAEDDIRALAISAASLPTVVEGLRSDDPTSTIQPVMDALRLASGVEYITVVDMHGIRVSHPDRSQIGRPVSTDHSQVRLGHEFVGTEEGTLGVTFRAKVPVRDAAGAIIGTLSVGMLESDLARDVADRTWQLVGVALAAVIAGSLLSWVATRMIRRRLYGVDPRELRTLLQTREGMIAGVSDGFVAVDASGRVALANRAAEDMLGVRDILGRDAASALPVELAPLVSGPTTVMTDAAPQRSQLRLGDRSLVVTLSTAEVGGRPAGVTLLFQNRTELERALADLDAQTARADAMRRETHEFENRMHVIAGLLGMGEIDEAARMLDTFPAGSRPGVRDDLTTVRPPVLAALLEARMASAARCGVTLAVSDDTIVEPSCACDAVTITIVGNLLSNAVEAAASRVEVYLSGDEAGLEIRVEDDGPGVPVDDRRRIFVEGVSTKPATGAGRGVGLHLLAGIVAGRGGTIEVADAELGGAAFDVWLPAGDGSAGPLGGVTSAPGARRASGTVAADAREEAP, encoded by the coding sequence ATGGAGTTTTCGAAACTAAGAGAAATTACGGTCGTTGTGTTCACGAGACTGCGCCGGCGCGTCGCCGGCTTCGGCGCCGAGCTGTTCGCCATGCAGGTCGCGCTCATCATCGTGGTCGCCGCCGTGTTCACGAGTGCCGCGGCCACGGCCCAGGTCGCGCTCGTTCGCGACGATGCCGAAGACGACATCCGCGCACTCGCGATCTCGGCGGCGTCGCTCCCGACCGTCGTCGAGGGGTTGCGCTCCGACGACCCGACGTCCACGATCCAACCGGTCATGGACGCCCTCCGGCTCGCATCCGGCGTCGAATACATCACGGTCGTCGATATGCATGGCATCCGGGTCTCCCACCCGGACCGCTCGCAGATCGGGCGGCCCGTCTCGACGGATCACTCGCAGGTGCGGCTCGGGCATGAGTTCGTCGGCACCGAGGAGGGGACGCTCGGGGTCACGTTCCGGGCCAAGGTCCCAGTGCGCGACGCCGCCGGCGCCATCATCGGCACACTTTCGGTCGGGATGCTCGAATCCGATCTCGCACGCGACGTCGCAGACCGCACGTGGCAGCTCGTGGGGGTGGCGCTCGCGGCCGTCATAGCCGGGTCGCTGCTCAGCTGGGTGGCCACGCGCATGATCCGCCGCCGCCTCTACGGCGTCGACCCCCGCGAGCTCCGCACGCTCCTGCAGACGCGGGAGGGCATGATTGCCGGGGTGAGCGATGGCTTCGTCGCGGTAGATGCGTCCGGTCGCGTCGCCCTCGCGAACAGGGCCGCCGAGGACATGCTCGGCGTGCGCGACATCCTGGGCCGCGACGCCGCCTCCGCCCTGCCGGTCGAGCTCGCCCCGCTCGTGTCGGGCCCGACGACCGTCATGACGGACGCCGCGCCGCAGCGCTCGCAGCTCCGGCTCGGCGACCGCAGCCTCGTCGTCACGCTGTCGACCGCTGAGGTGGGCGGGCGACCCGCCGGGGTCACGCTCCTGTTCCAGAACCGCACCGAGCTCGAGCGTGCGCTCGCCGATCTCGACGCCCAGACCGCGCGAGCCGACGCCATGCGCCGCGAGACGCACGAGTTCGAGAACCGGATGCACGTGATCGCCGGTCTGCTCGGCATGGGTGAGATCGACGAGGCCGCTCGCATGCTCGACACCTTCCCGGCGGGCTCGCGCCCGGGCGTTCGCGACGACTTGACGACCGTCCGTCCCCCGGTGCTCGCGGCGCTGCTCGAGGCCCGGATGGCCTCGGCCGCGCGTTGCGGCGTCACGCTGGCGGTGTCCGATGACACGATCGTCGAGCCGTCGTGCGCGTGCGACGCCGTGACGATCACGATCGTCGGCAATCTGCTGTCGAACGCGGTCGAGGCCGCGGCGTCGCGCGTGGAGGTGTACCTGTCCGGCGACGAGGCGGGGCTCGAAATCCGCGTGGAGGACGACGGGCCGGGCGTGCCGGTCGACGATCGGCGGCGCATCTTCGTCGAGGGCGTCTCGACGAAACCCGCGACCGGCGCCGGGCGCGGCGTCGGGCTGCATCTCCTCGCCGGCATCGTCGCGGGGCGCGGGGGCACGATCGAGGTCGCCGACGCCGAGCTCGGGGGCGCGGCGTTCGACGTCTGGCTGCCCGCGGGCGACGGGTCGGCCGGGCCCCTCGGAGGCGTGACGAGCGCACCCGGGGCGAGACGGGCATCCGGTACCGTCGCCGCTGACGCCAGGGAGGAGGCCCCGTGA